The sequence CATTTTTGGGTTTGACAGCAAGTCAAATGCCATTTTATATCGCACTGGAATGCCATTGACAACTAATCTTAAGCCAGGAATTTTAAGGAAATAGAGTCTCAGCAGTACCCTTTGTTCAAAAAGCCACAAATGATTAGGAAACCAAAGTTATTGTGACATAAAATTCAGTCTTCTACTTGCATAACTAGTAAGAAGTTACTTAGTATTCAATGCACAATTATTTCAACATAAGCTaaggaaaatcaagttattttctcaaagaaACTGATGGCTGATGCAGTACCTGACACAACAAACATTCCTTCAGGGCTGAAAGAGGCCTCTAATGTAGAGTTGGTTAAAACTGGCTTCACATTGTATGTGGATAACTAATACAATAGCAAAAATAGAAGCATATCAAAGGCAGTAAACCaagatcttaaatcaattaaataggaaaaaagagagaaacatCTGTCTGAAAACTTTTAAGTTCTGGAAACTCACAAGTGTGCCACGAAATGAATCAAGTACATGAATGTGCCCATCCACAGTTGTGAGGAGCATAAGTCTTCCATCATTGCTAAACTTTACAACATGCGCATCAGATACATCTCCCCCAAcagaaaatatttcaaaaggACCCTAAAAGGATttgagtttcaacaatttaagTGCATGACAAATAATTGTGAAAGTGataaaacaaattttataattgctAACCCTTCATACATTCACATGTAAAATTCTAACCTTTTCATACTTGCGAGAGTCAAACATTCTTATGAATCCTCCAAAGGCAATTGTAAATACTAGCCCTTGATCATCATAAGCAGTAGCAGGCCTTCCTTGTACATGTAAAAGACCCTGGAACACATGAAAGATCAGCTTTAGAGAAAAAAGGATACCAAATGTTCTCTGAGGTGGGTACATCTCAAGATATCAACCTGACACTTTTCAGCTCGTTGATCCCAAAGAAGAACAGTTCGATCAAGAGAACCCGATATGAAGCATTCTTTACGAGCACACAGGCTTAGTGAGACGACCCTTTAAGCATTACATAAAATGTCACTTTTATGACACAGACATGACCAACATAAGCTATCACTTCAAAGTATGAATAAATATTGTCATTGCATCAGAAACCAAACCTGTCATGATGACCTTTAAAATACCGCAAGTACTTGTTATCATTTAATGAGAGAAGCCGCAGAGATTCTGAACCAATGAATCACATAAATGTAATTTAAGATCCAAACAGAGTATTGTGATGCAGTTGAATAACATATATGATCagactataaaattttattaaaaatgagtATTTCGTTGTCATAAACATACCATCCC comes from Ricinus communis isolate WT05 ecotype wild-type chromosome 5, ASM1957865v1, whole genome shotgun sequence and encodes:
- the LOC8263846 gene encoding protein ANTHESIS POMOTING FACTOR 1, with protein sequence MVGVQPEREEKVSLELTEEILQSMEIGMVFRDYNGRISSMDFHKTSSYLVTASDDESIRLYDVSSAACLKTINSKKYGVDLVCFTSHPTTVIYSSKNGWDESLRLLSLNDNKYLRYFKGHHDRVVSLSLCARKECFISGSLDRTVLLWDQRAEKCQGLLHVQGRPATAYDDQGLVFTIAFGGFIRMFDSRKYEKGPFEIFSVGGDVSDAHVVKFSNDGRLMLLTTVDGHIHVLDSFRGTLLSTYNVKPVLTNSTLEASFSPEGMFVVSGSGDGSVHAWSVRSGKEVASWMTYETEPHVIKWAPGSLMFATGSSELSFWIPDLSKLAAYVGRK